The uncultured Carboxylicivirga sp. genomic interval CCTGAAATGGTACAGGTTAATAATGCTGAAACACAACTTCGCAAAGCTGAGATTAATTTTAAAAATGCTGAAATTGAATTCAAACGTAAAAAAGGTCTTTTCGACACCAAAGTTATTCCGGAATCGGAATACCTTGAGGAACAGTTAAAATTTGAAACAGCCAGAGCCGATAAAGATGCAGCTGAAAATAACCTTCAGTTAATTAAAGAAGGGGTTACGGCTAATATGAAAAATCAAACTAACACTTTAATTAGATCAACCATCACCGGAATGGTATTAGATGTACCTATCAAAGAAGGAAACTCGGTTATTAAGAGTAATACCTTTAACGATGGTACTACCGTAGCAACAGTGGCCGATATGGGCAAAATGGTGTTTGAAGGAAAAGTGGACGAAACCGAAGTAGGTAAAATTAAAGAAGGAATGGATCTTCTACTTTCGATTGGTGCTATTGAAGATACCAAATACGATGCTAAGCTTGAATCCATCTCGCCTAAAGGAGTGGAAGAAAACGGTGCCATTCAATTCGAAATTAAAGCGGCTGTTCACCTAAAAGAAAATCAATTTATCAGAGCTGGTTACAGTGCCACTGCTGATATTGTTCTCGACCGTCGCGATAGTGTAATTGCTATTAAAGAAAAACTCATCTCTTTCAGTAACGACTCAGCTTTTGTTGAAATTGAAACAGGCGAACAGCTATACGAAAAACGATTAATCCAAACAGGTTTATCAGATGGTATTAACATTGAAGTTAAAGATGGAATTACCACTGAAGACAAGATTAAAGTGCCGAAGAGCTAGTTTTCAATTATAATTGATATTTTTAATAGTTTTTTCATAATTCAGTCGGGGTAAATGCCCCGGCTGATCTCCCAACAAATGGGAAACTTACTTAATAGAAATAATTATTCATCCTAACGGAAAAAATCTTAGCAATGATTCGAAAAGCATTATTGGGATCTTTACTTTCATTCGCCATCGTAACACTTGCTTCTGCTCAAGAAGTAAAACAATGGTCGCTACTTGAATGCATAAATTATGCCCACGAAAATAATATAACTGTAAAAAGGCAATTACTGAATGCCGAATATCAGGATAATGTTTACAAACAAAGTAAACTAAACATGCTACCTAACTTAAATGCCAGCGTAAGCGGTGGCTTAAACTTTGGTTATACATGGATCCAACAATCTGCAACCAATGTGGATATGAACACACGATCTTTAAGTACAGGCATATCCAGTAATGTTGCGTTATTTGAGGGATTAAGCAGACAAAATACAATTAAGAAAAACAAATATCTTTTGATGCAGGCCTTAGAAGATAATGAAAAAACAAAAAACGACATTACCCTTCAAATTACGGCACAATACATGCAAATTCTTTTCGACAAAGAATTATTAGCAATTGCTAAAGAACAATATAATATAAGTCAACTACAGGTTGAGCGTACCCAAAAACTTGTTGATGCAGGTAGCGTTGCTGTAGGTAACCTTTTAGAAATAAAATCGCAGGCAGCCAAAGAAGCTTTAAATATAACTCAGCAAGAGAATAATTTAAATTTAAATATTCTGACTTTAGCTCAACTTTTAGA includes:
- a CDS encoding efflux RND transporter periplasmic adaptor subunit, which encodes MKKVLKIVFLIIFVGLVGWVVFYLYNQTKKNPIVYETENAEVINIIKKTVATGSVVPRKEIEIKPQESGIITELYVEPGDKVEKGDLIAKIQIIPEMVQVNNAETQLRKAEINFKNAEIEFKRKKGLFDTKVIPESEYLEEQLKFETARADKDAAENNLQLIKEGVTANMKNQTNTLIRSTITGMVLDVPIKEGNSVIKSNTFNDGTTVATVADMGKMVFEGKVDETEVGKIKEGMDLLLSIGAIEDTKYDAKLESISPKGVEENGAIQFEIKAAVHLKENQFIRAGYSATADIVLDRRDSVIAIKEKLISFSNDSAFVEIETGEQLYEKRLIQTGLSDGINIEVKDGITTEDKIKVPKS